Proteins encoded within one genomic window of Cyprinus carpio isolate SPL01 chromosome B22, ASM1834038v1, whole genome shotgun sequence:
- the LOC122141736 gene encoding uncharacterized protein LOC122141736: MALPHEYLQFLDNDLVKTSDFTSFPLSILLILLEALTDKDFSCPCNAEQNATLIKLIFIAPCIFVFGLMCILQLNKNGPTRSRRKIGKHFLFTLIPPFVWIMLVLLDGDYIACQKTDWNGVYVLDDQQHVKWCQPTEPVPGKNETELQALTISFIAKSQTSGFVMLLVLGIILIVVVFCVYRCTGEEPPQTTEDRGDYIGTFACYRSEANLPLQLDFE, translated from the exons ATGGCGTTACCACATGAGTATTTACAATTTTTGGATAATGATCTGGTCAAAACATCTGATTTCACCTCCTTTCCACTGAGCATTTTGTTGATTCTGTTGGAGGCTTTGACTGATAAAGATTTTTCATGCCCGTGCAATGCTGAGCAAAATGCAACCTTAATAAAGCTAATCTTCATTGCaccatgtatttttgtttttgggttaatGTGTATTTTGCAGCTAAATAAAAATGGACCTACAAGGTCTCGTAGAAAGATTGGAAAACATTTCTTGTTTACCCTGATTCCACCTTTTGTGTGGATCATGCTTGTGCTCCTTGATGGTGATTATATTGCCTGTCAGAAAACAGACTGGAATGGAGTGTATGTTTTAGATGATCAGCAACATGTGAAATGGTGTCAACCCACTGAACCAGTTCCAGGAAAAAATGAGACCGAACTACAAGCTCTGACTATCAGCTTTATCGCCAAATCACAG acttCTGGTTTTGTGATGCTCCTTGTCTTGGGCATTATCTTAATAGTGGTTGTTTTTTGTGTCTACCGCTGCACTGGTGAAGAGCCACCACAAACAACAGAAGATAGAGGAGATTACATAGGTACTTTTGCTTGCTATAGAAGTGAAGCAAACCTGCCACTTCAGTTGGATTTTGAATAA